From Candidatus Schekmanbacteria bacterium RIFCSPLOWO2_02_FULL_38_14, a single genomic window includes:
- a CDS encoding dTDP-4-dehydrorhamnose reductase: MLGSDLCKLFSEKYEILATDLSSRISQKWNCGAKIMEMDVRDYEKINSAFQLFRPDFAIHLAAKTDVDGCESDVDGAYGTNTIGTKNIALACRKFNSVMVYISTGSVFDGEKEVPYTEFDIPNPMSIYSKSKYEGELMVQKLLNRFFIFRAGWMFGGGKEDKKFVAKILDLAMARDELKVVNDKFGSPTYTKDISKGIMTMINSEVYGLYHMVNPGYCSRYECAEKILEFAKIQKCRLIPINSDEFPLPAKRPRMEALRNYHLELIGMNIMRPWKEALEEYINEIA; this comes from the coding sequence ATGTTGGGCAGCGATCTTTGCAAATTATTTTCTGAAAAATACGAAATATTGGCTACGGATCTTTCAAGTCGGATATCGCAAAAGTGGAATTGTGGTGCAAAAATTATGGAAATGGATGTAAGAGACTATGAAAAAATAAATTCTGCTTTTCAATTATTCAGGCCTGATTTTGCAATCCACTTAGCTGCAAAGACTGATGTTGATGGATGTGAAAGTGATGTTGATGGGGCTTATGGAACAAATACGATTGGAACAAAAAACATAGCGTTAGCGTGCAGGAAGTTTAATTCGGTTATGGTATATATTAGTACGGGAAGTGTTTTCGATGGTGAAAAAGAAGTTCCCTATACTGAGTTTGACATACCAAATCCTATGAGTATTTATTCTAAGTCTAAATACGAAGGTGAATTGATGGTTCAAAAACTTTTAAATAGATTTTTTATTTTTAGAGCAGGATGGATGTTTGGTGGAGGAAAGGAGGATAAGAAATTTGTTGCGAAGATATTGGATTTGGCAATGGCAAGAGATGAACTAAAAGTGGTGAATGATAAATTTGGGTCTCCAACTTATACAAAAGATATTTCAAAAGGAATAATGACTATGATAAATTCTGAAGTGTATGGGCTATATCATATGGTTAATCCTGGATATTGCTCAAGATACGAATGCGCAGAAAAAATATTAGAGTTTGCAAAAATTCAGAAATGCAGACTTATCCCTATCAATTCAGATGAATTTCCACTTCCAGCTAAAAGACCAAGAATGGAAGCTTTAAGAAACTACCATTTGGAACTTATTGGAATGAATATCATGAGACCATGGAAAGAAGCACTCGAAGAATATATAAATGAGATAGCTTAA
- a CDS encoding ribulose-phosphate 3-epimerase translates to MKIAPSILSADFSNLEKAIKPIEQYADLIHVDIMDGHFVPNITVGPMIITALKKISKLPLDVHLMIENPDRYIEQFAKAGSEFITIHQETCKHIHRTIELIKSFKSKVGIALNPATSISTLKYILPDIDLVLLMSVNPGFGGQKFIFHVLKKIEELKNLILKKNSRILLAVDGGVKNDNAKQIAMAGADILIAGSEIFNSDDPVKKIIMLRKACEQ, encoded by the coding sequence ATAAAAATTGCACCTTCTATACTATCTGCAGATTTTAGCAATCTGGAAAAAGCAATAAAACCGATTGAACAATATGCTGACTTAATTCATGTAGATATCATGGATGGGCATTTTGTCCCCAACATAACTGTTGGTCCGATGATTATAACTGCATTAAAAAAAATTAGTAAACTTCCACTTGATGTTCATTTGATGATAGAAAATCCAGATAGATATATCGAGCAATTTGCAAAAGCAGGAAGTGAATTTATTACAATTCATCAGGAAACCTGTAAACACATTCATAGAACAATCGAGCTTATAAAAAGTTTTAAATCAAAAGTAGGAATAGCTTTAAATCCTGCTACCTCAATAAGTACCCTTAAATACATACTTCCTGATATTGACTTAGTCCTTCTTATGTCAGTAAATCCAGGCTTTGGCGGGCAAAAATTTATTTTTCATGTATTAAAAAAAATAGAAGAGCTAAAAAACCTTATATTAAAGAAAAACTCCCGCATTTTGCTCGCTGTAGATGGAGGAGTAAAAAATGATAATGCAAAACAAATTGCCATGGCAGGAGCTGATATATTAATTGCTGGATCTGAAATTTTTAACAGTGATGACCCTGTCAAAAAAATTATAATGCTTCGCAAGGCTTGCGAACAATAA
- a CDS encoding quinolinate synthase, whose amino-acid sequence MKREELSILPNNKLISTIKKFKKKHNAIILAHNYQRDEIQEVADICGDSLGLSIEASKTDAEVIVFCGVHFMAESASILSPQKTVILPRIDAGCPLADMVDVPRLKKKKEELENIPVVCYVNSSAAVKAESDICCTSANAIKVVSSLNDADKVLMIPDRNLAFYTSKFTSKEIIPWEGFCPTHHLLKVEDVQKAKTEHPNALFIAHPECTPEILKYADHVCSTSGMYRFAKETSEKELIIGTEEGILYRLKKENPDKKFYLPAEHVLCPNMKLTRLEDIAVSLETLEPVVKVPEEIRVKAYQALKRMIGIPRD is encoded by the coding sequence ATGAAGAGAGAAGAGCTTTCAATATTACCAAATAATAAACTGATATCTACCATAAAAAAGTTTAAAAAAAAACACAATGCAATAATTCTTGCTCACAATTATCAAAGAGATGAGATTCAGGAAGTTGCTGATATCTGTGGTGATTCCCTCGGACTGTCAATTGAGGCTTCTAAAACAGATGCTGAAGTAATAGTTTTTTGTGGAGTACATTTTATGGCTGAAAGCGCTTCAATTTTATCTCCCCAAAAGACAGTTATATTGCCTAGAATTGATGCAGGATGTCCTCTGGCAGATATGGTTGACGTTCCAAGATTAAAAAAGAAAAAGGAAGAACTTGAGAACATTCCTGTAGTCTGCTATGTGAATTCTTCAGCTGCAGTTAAGGCTGAAAGTGATATCTGCTGTACGTCTGCTAATGCTATTAAAGTTGTGAGTTCATTAAATGATGCTGATAAAGTTTTAATGATTCCAGATAGAAATTTGGCTTTTTATACATCAAAATTTACATCAAAAGAAATTATCCCTTGGGAAGGATTTTGTCCTACCCATCATTTGTTAAAGGTTGAGGATGTACAAAAAGCAAAAACTGAGCATCCTAATGCTCTTTTTATTGCACACCCTGAATGCACTCCAGAAATACTTAAATATGCTGACCATGTTTGCAGCACCTCAGGAATGTATAGGTTTGCTAAGGAGACCAGTGAAAAGGAGCTTATCATAGGCACAGAGGAGGGAATTCTGTATCGCTTGAAAAAAGAGAACCCTGATAAAAAATTTTATCTTCCTGCAGAGCATGTGCTGTGCCCGAATATGAAACTTACAAGGCTTGAGGATATTGCTGTAAGCCTTGAGACCTTAGAGCCTGTAGTTAAAGTTCCTGAGGAAATAAGAGTTAAAGCATACCAGGCTTTGAAGAGAATGATAGGAATACCCAGAGACTGA
- a CDS encoding 4-hydroxybutyrate CoA-transferase: MDWPAIYRNKVTTPEKAVELIKSGNRIIIGSGCAEPQVLVKALNSLAPKLRNVEIISLLTTGIADYTHKQYQGIFRHNAFFVGTNTRDAVNDGRADFTPIFLSEIPKLFKNGTLSVDVALIQVSPPDEHGFCSFGISVDIIKPAAENAKIVIAEVNDQMPRVFGDSFIHVRKLTAVVESSEPILTLLKGESSEVHRKIGSHIADLIEDGSTLQMGIGGIPDAVLSFLGNKKDLGIHTEMFSDGIIELVEKSVINNEKKTLHPGKIISSFLMGSKNLYDFVDNNPIVELHPSDYTNDPFIITQNNKMVAINSAIQIDITGQVCADTIGTKQFSGIGGQVDFIRGAARSEGGKPIIALPSTAKNGKISRIVPRFDTGTAVVTSRGDVHWVVTEYGAANLHGKSLRERAKALISIAHPDFRDLLKKEAMERKYL; encoded by the coding sequence ATGGACTGGCCAGCTATTTACAGAAACAAAGTAACAACACCTGAAAAAGCTGTTGAGCTAATAAAATCTGGGAATAGAATAATTATTGGTTCTGGTTGCGCTGAACCTCAGGTTTTGGTAAAGGCTTTAAACAGCTTAGCCCCAAAACTAAGAAATGTAGAGATTATAAGTCTCCTGACAACAGGAATTGCAGATTATACACATAAACAATATCAAGGAATTTTCAGGCATAATGCTTTTTTCGTGGGTACTAATACTAGAGATGCAGTAAATGATGGACGAGCTGACTTTACCCCAATATTTCTCTCGGAAATTCCAAAACTGTTTAAAAATGGAACTCTTTCTGTTGATGTAGCGCTGATACAGGTCTCTCCTCCTGATGAGCATGGTTTCTGCTCTTTTGGTATATCAGTTGATATCATAAAACCTGCTGCTGAAAATGCCAAAATTGTCATTGCTGAAGTCAATGATCAGATGCCGCGTGTTTTCGGAGATAGTTTCATTCATGTAAGAAAACTTACAGCAGTTGTTGAAAGCTCAGAACCTATACTCACTCTGCTAAAGGGTGAATCATCTGAGGTACATAGAAAAATTGGGAGCCATATAGCAGACCTCATAGAGGATGGTTCAACCCTTCAAATGGGAATAGGAGGAATTCCTGATGCTGTACTCTCATTTCTTGGTAACAAAAAAGATCTTGGGATCCATACTGAAATGTTCTCAGATGGTATAATTGAACTCGTTGAAAAAAGTGTTATCAATAATGAGAAGAAAACTCTCCATCCTGGAAAAATAATTTCAAGTTTTTTAATGGGAAGTAAAAATCTTTACGACTTTGTAGATAACAACCCTATTGTAGAACTTCATCCTTCAGATTATACAAATGACCCTTTCATAATAACTCAGAACAATAAAATGGTAGCAATTAATTCTGCAATTCAGATAGACATTACGGGCCAAGTATGCGCTGACACGATTGGAACAAAACAATTCAGCGGGATAGGAGGCCAAGTTGACTTTATCCGTGGCGCTGCCCGCTCAGAGGGCGGGAAACCGATTATTGCCCTACCTTCTACAGCCAAAAACGGGAAGATTTCACGCATTGTCCCAAGGTTTGACACCGGCACTGCAGTCGTCACCTCACGTGGGGATGTCCACTGGGTTGTAACAGAATACGGAGCTGCAAATCTCCACGGGAAAAGCCTGAGAGAAAGGGCAAAAGCCCTTATCTCTATTGCCCATCCTGATTTCAGAGATTTGCTGAAGAAAGAGGCAATGGAGAGAAAATACCTGTAA
- a CDS encoding iron-sulfur cluster-binding protein, whose product MAKTKVAVLKTRPETVIEDYQKLLDLAEFDKFLSKNKTTILKDNISWHFPFPGANTTPWQLEGTIKKLKSSGYTELVSVANETVVTNAFKGEELNKFNPVFKKYDIPKKYNFLPQDIKWIRYEPKAKMNILYKIYPEGIYLPDFFFDKNIIHLPTMKTHIYTTTTGAMKNAFGGLLNTRRHYTHSEIHKTLVDLLAIQKEIHSGIFAVMDGTTCGNGPGPRTMIPVEKDYILASGDCVAIDAVASKMMGFDPMSLEYIRLAHEQGLGVGKIEEIEIVGDDISKVNFNFFVGDNTASYIGDILWFSPLKIFQKLFFHTPLVYLFVFGSYFYHDFFWYPVKGKKVVKEFMNTKWGKLFQQY is encoded by the coding sequence ATGGCAAAAACCAAAGTTGCTGTTTTAAAGACAAGACCTGAAACAGTAATCGAGGACTATCAGAAATTACTTGATTTGGCTGAATTTGATAAATTCCTGTCAAAAAACAAAACCACAATATTAAAAGATAACATTTCATGGCATTTCCCTTTCCCTGGTGCAAATACAACCCCATGGCAGCTTGAAGGAACAATAAAAAAATTAAAATCTTCTGGTTATACTGAACTTGTGTCCGTAGCAAATGAAACCGTTGTTACAAATGCTTTTAAGGGAGAAGAACTTAATAAATTCAATCCGGTTTTTAAAAAATATGATATTCCTAAAAAGTATAATTTCCTTCCCCAAGATATAAAATGGATTCGTTACGAGCCAAAAGCGAAAATGAATATTCTTTACAAAATCTATCCCGAAGGAATTTATCTTCCCGACTTTTTCTTTGATAAAAATATTATCCATCTCCCAACTATGAAAACCCATATATATACTACAACTACCGGAGCTATGAAGAATGCCTTTGGTGGACTTTTAAATACTCGCAGACATTACACTCACAGCGAAATCCATAAAACCCTTGTTGACCTTCTGGCAATACAAAAGGAAATCCACTCCGGAATTTTTGCTGTAATGGATGGAACTACATGCGGAAACGGACCAGGACCAAGAACAATGATTCCTGTTGAGAAAGACTATATTCTGGCAAGTGGTGATTGTGTTGCTATAGATGCAGTTGCATCCAAGATGATGGGCTTTGACCCCATGAGTCTTGAATATATCAGATTAGCCCATGAACAGGGTTTGGGTGTTGGAAAAATTGAAGAAATAGAAATTGTTGGAGATGACATATCAAAAGTCAACTTCAACTTCTTTGTCGGAGATAATACTGCAAGCTACATTGGAGATATTCTCTGGTTTTCTCCTTTAAAAATTTTCCAGAAACTCTTTTTCCATACACCACTTGTATATCTTTTTGTATTTGGTTCATATTTTTACCATGATTTCTTCTGGTATCCTGTAAAAGGTAAAAAGGTTGTGAAAGAATTTATGAACACAAAATGGGGAAAACTATTTCAGCAATACTAA
- a CDS encoding 1-deoxy-D-xylulose-5-phosphate synthase → MEEILKKINYPNDLKEMTLKELDVLASEIRELIIKIISQNGGHLASSLGVVELTIALHYVFNAPDDKIVWDVGHQSYAHKILTGRKDKFSTIRKYKGLSGFPHPEESIYDPFTAGHASTSISVSLGIAEAMRHLKEENYVIAVVGDGSLTGGLAYEGLNHAGRFKKNFIVVLNDNEMSISPNVGAIAAYLSKVTTGTRYMKFRKEIETLLKSIPKIGTRVAKQVRKLEEAIKSLIVPGIIFEELGFKYVGPIDGHNIHYLIETLKNVKEIQSPVLIHVITQKGKGYKYAEENPCTFHGVTSFEIESGCFSKEKSTVPSYTQVFGETVLKLAEKDERVVAVTAAMAEGTGLCIFRDKFPERFYDVGIAEQHGITFAAGMASKGLKPIVAIYSTFLQRGFDQIIHDVCIPNLPVIFAIDRAGIVGSDGVTHQGVFDISYLRFMPNMIVMSPKDENELQHMLYTAINMNQPVAIRYPRSIGTGVVIEKEFKLIEVGKAEVIKKGKDVALLAIGNMVYPSLCASEKLEKDGIRTAVVNSRFIKPLDRTTICNIASEVNIVITIEENVLQGGFGSAVLEILTENGLANSVSCRIGIPDEFVEHGSQVELREKFGLDTEGIIKVVRSSLGAVKLKVIKK, encoded by the coding sequence ATGGAAGAAATTTTAAAAAAGATAAATTACCCAAATGATTTGAAAGAGATGACACTGAAGGAACTTGATGTATTAGCCTCAGAAATCAGAGAACTGATAATCAAGATTATTTCACAAAATGGTGGACATCTTGCATCAAGTCTTGGTGTTGTAGAACTTACAATTGCCCTTCATTATGTATTTAATGCCCCTGATGATAAGATAGTATGGGATGTTGGCCATCAGAGTTACGCACATAAGATTTTAACTGGCAGAAAGGATAAATTTTCTACAATAAGAAAATATAAAGGATTGAGCGGGTTTCCACACCCTGAAGAAAGTATCTATGACCCTTTCACTGCAGGGCACGCAAGCACTTCTATCTCTGTTTCTCTGGGTATTGCTGAGGCAATGCGTCATCTGAAAGAAGAAAACTATGTAATAGCAGTTGTTGGTGATGGTTCGCTTACCGGAGGATTAGCCTATGAAGGGTTAAATCATGCGGGGCGATTTAAGAAAAACTTCATAGTCGTATTAAATGATAATGAGATGTCAATTTCCCCAAATGTAGGAGCAATTGCAGCATATCTGTCAAAGGTTACTACTGGAACCCGCTACATGAAATTCAGAAAAGAGATAGAAACCTTGCTCAAAAGCATCCCCAAAATCGGTACCCGGGTGGCAAAGCAGGTAAGAAAGCTTGAAGAAGCAATTAAAAGCCTTATTGTACCAGGGATAATATTTGAAGAATTGGGTTTTAAGTATGTAGGACCAATTGATGGGCATAATATTCATTACCTGATAGAAACTTTAAAAAATGTTAAGGAAATCCAAAGTCCTGTCTTAATCCATGTGATAACTCAAAAAGGAAAAGGGTATAAATATGCTGAAGAAAATCCCTGCACTTTCCACGGAGTAACATCTTTTGAGATTGAAAGCGGCTGTTTTAGCAAAGAAAAATCAACTGTTCCATCTTATACACAGGTTTTTGGAGAAACAGTTTTAAAACTTGCAGAAAAAGATGAAAGGGTAGTAGCAGTAACTGCTGCTATGGCTGAAGGTACTGGCCTCTGCATTTTCAGGGATAAATTCCCTGAAAGGTTTTATGATGTTGGAATAGCTGAACAACATGGGATAACATTTGCTGCAGGCATGGCATCAAAAGGACTTAAACCTATAGTTGCTATCTATTCAACCTTTTTACAAAGAGGTTTTGACCAGATAATACATGATGTATGTATCCCAAATCTACCGGTCATATTTGCTATAGATAGGGCAGGAATAGTAGGCTCTGATGGGGTTACACACCAGGGAGTTTTTGACATATCATACCTAAGGTTTATGCCCAATATGATTGTTATGTCACCAAAAGATGAAAATGAACTACAGCATATGCTTTATACTGCTATTAATATGAATCAACCTGTTGCAATAAGATACCCAAGAAGCATTGGTACCGGAGTAGTTATCGAAAAGGAATTTAAATTAATTGAAGTAGGGAAAGCAGAGGTGATTAAAAAAGGAAAAGATGTTGCCCTATTAGCAATAGGCAACATGGTATATCCGTCACTGTGTGCATCTGAAAAATTAGAAAAAGATGGTATCAGAACAGCTGTCGTTAATTCAAGATTTATAAAACCTTTGGACAGAACTACAATCTGCAATATTGCTTCTGAAGTAAATATAGTTATAACTATTGAAGAAAATGTTCTTCAGGGTGGTTTTGGAAGTGCAGTTTTAGAAATATTAACAGAAAACGGACTGGCAAATTCTGTCTCTTGCAGAATAGGAATTCCTGATGAGTTTGTCGAACACGGGTCTCAGGTAGAATTGAGAGAAAAATTCGGACTTGATACTGAAGGCATTATAAAAGTTGTAAGATCATCTTTAGGTGCTGTTAAATTAAAGGTCATAAAAAAATAA
- a CDS encoding exodeoxyribonuclease VII small subunit: MGNEIKFEDAFGKLEIIVKKLEEGNLNLEESMRLFEEGINLSKVCASKLEEAEKKVEILIKGENGSNIIKPFDELNSEESDE; encoded by the coding sequence ATGGGAAATGAAATAAAATTTGAAGATGCCTTTGGGAAACTTGAAATAATTGTAAAAAAACTTGAAGAAGGAAACCTTAACTTAGAAGAATCCATGAGGTTATTTGAAGAGGGTATTAACCTCAGCAAAGTATGTGCTTCAAAACTTGAAGAAGCTGAAAAAAAAGTTGAAATCCTGATTAAAGGAGAAAACGGATCAAACATAATAAAGCCTTTTGATGAACTCAACAGTGAAGAGTCTGATGAATAA
- a CDS encoding exodeoxyribonuclease VII large subunit, giving the protein MVETQIYTISKITQLIKEKLELNFNNIWIEGEISNLKIPSSGHIYFTLKDEFAQIQAVIFKTQRRFIKFDVKDGLSVIVNGRITVYEARGIYQIIIDYIEPKGIGALQLAFEQLKVKLAEEGLFEKKFKKKLPFFPKKIGIVTSPTGAAIRDIIHVINRRFANLHILVYPVKVQGDEAAKEIAYGIEELNKFSDIDVLIVGRGGGSIEDLWAFNEEIVARAIFASKIPVISAVGHEIDYTISDFVADVRAPTPSAAAELVISSKEEIQKNLHFLQSRLKDKFLSKIKYLNKSLELLISLCQAYTPLSLIRKYYQKTDELTSRINRETLNLISEKKESLIIMYGKFLAHKPTYRISSYQGILKQIENRLQSAMKVLIANYKKEYSKRFEILNFFNPYSQMERGYCICQKSNDGNLIKSISQVKTGEQLSLTLKDGKISCEVN; this is encoded by the coding sequence ATGGTAGAAACTCAAATCTATACTATCTCGAAAATTACTCAGCTTATTAAAGAAAAACTAGAACTAAATTTCAATAATATTTGGATAGAAGGTGAAATATCTAACTTAAAAATTCCATCCTCAGGACATATCTATTTTACTTTAAAAGATGAGTTTGCCCAGATTCAAGCTGTAATCTTTAAAACACAACGAAGATTTATAAAATTTGATGTCAAAGACGGGCTTAGCGTAATTGTGAATGGAAGAATAACAGTTTACGAAGCAAGGGGAATCTATCAGATAATAATTGATTACATAGAACCAAAAGGGATAGGTGCCCTTCAGTTAGCTTTTGAGCAGTTGAAAGTAAAGCTTGCAGAAGAGGGACTTTTTGAAAAAAAGTTTAAAAAGAAGCTCCCTTTTTTTCCAAAAAAAATCGGAATTGTGACCTCTCCAACCGGTGCAGCAATAAGGGACATAATCCATGTAATTAACAGAAGATTTGCTAACCTGCATATTCTGGTTTATCCAGTAAAAGTCCAGGGCGATGAAGCAGCAAAAGAGATAGCTTATGGAATAGAAGAACTGAATAAATTTAGTGATATTGACGTTTTGATTGTTGGAAGGGGTGGAGGTTCAATTGAAGACCTTTGGGCATTTAATGAAGAAATTGTTGCAAGAGCTATCTTTGCCTCAAAAATACCTGTCATCTCTGCTGTTGGACATGAAATTGATTATACTATTTCTGATTTTGTAGCTGATGTCAGAGCTCCAACCCCATCAGCAGCAGCTGAACTTGTAATTTCAAGCAAAGAAGAAATCCAAAAGAATTTGCATTTTCTGCAAAGCAGATTAAAAGATAAATTTCTGTCAAAAATAAAATATCTAAATAAATCATTGGAGCTATTAATCAGCCTGTGCCAGGCATATACACCATTAAGCCTCATTCGAAAATATTATCAGAAAACTGACGAACTGACATCCAGAATCAATAGAGAAACTCTTAATCTCATCAGTGAAAAGAAAGAGTCCCTTATCATTATGTATGGAAAATTTTTGGCTCATAAGCCAACTTACAGAATATCAAGCTATCAGGGAATTTTAAAACAAATTGAAAACCGCCTTCAATCAGCAATGAAGGTATTGATAGCAAATTACAAAAAGGAGTATTCGAAACGATTTGAAATATTAAATTTTTTTAACCCTTATTCTCAGATGGAAAGAGGTTACTGCATATGCCAGAAATCAAATGACGGAAACCTTATTAAAAGCATATCTCAGGTAAAAACAGGAGAACAATTAAGCTTGACCTTAAAAGATGGAAAAATATCTTGTGAAGTAAATTAA
- a CDS encoding phosphopantothenoylcysteine decarboxylase, protein MLKGKNIVLGITGGIAAYKACEIVRELRKAGVSVTAIMTKNACEFITPLTLQTLTKNGVISGQFDLPSEFDVCHINLAKETDLLLVVPATANIIAKFASGIADDFLSTFYLAFRGKILIAPAMNSNMYLHHTTKENIKKLSSLGVEFIEPQTGELACGDEGIGKLAEVSLIIEKVKKTLLQKSDLKGEKILITAGGTQEAIDPVRYITNRSSGKMGYALAKVALARGADVTLVSAPTGIPFPPGAKIINVLSASQMREAVLKNLPESTMIIKAAAVSDFKPKKESYAKIKKDEKESVTLKLEKTPDILLEVGKKKGKRILVGFAAETENLIKNAQKKLKEKNCDLIVANDVTQNGAGFNSDTNIVKLIDRNGKIKDLPKLSKEEVAEKIFDRILNLKKL, encoded by the coding sequence GTGCTTAAGGGTAAAAATATAGTTCTCGGAATAACAGGCGGAATTGCTGCTTACAAGGCTTGCGAAATTGTAAGAGAATTAAGAAAAGCAGGAGTTTCAGTCACTGCAATTATGACAAAAAATGCTTGTGAGTTCATAACTCCTTTAACCCTACAGACTCTTACAAAAAACGGGGTAATAAGTGGGCAGTTTGATCTTCCGTCAGAGTTTGATGTCTGCCATATAAACCTCGCAAAAGAAACTGACCTCCTCCTTGTGGTCCCTGCAACAGCCAATATTATTGCAAAGTTTGCTAGCGGCATAGCTGATGATTTTCTTTCAACTTTTTATTTAGCATTTAGAGGAAAAATACTAATTGCCCCTGCCATGAACTCAAATATGTATCTGCATCATACAACAAAAGAAAATATAAAAAAACTATCATCCCTTGGAGTTGAATTTATTGAGCCGCAGACAGGCGAGCTTGCGTGTGGAGATGAGGGTATAGGAAAATTAGCTGAAGTTTCATTGATAATTGAAAAAGTAAAAAAAACTTTGCTTCAGAAATCAGACCTCAAGGGAGAAAAAATATTAATTACTGCAGGAGGAACTCAGGAGGCAATTGATCCTGTAAGATATATCACTAACCGCTCAAGCGGGAAAATGGGTTATGCTCTTGCTAAGGTAGCTTTAGCCCGGGGGGCAGATGTAACCCTGGTAAGCGCTCCGACCGGTATTCCCTTCCCTCCCGGTGCAAAAATAATAAATGTTCTGTCTGCTTCGCAAATGAGAGAAGCAGTTCTCAAGAATCTCCCGGAATCCACTATGATAATCAAAGCTGCTGCTGTTTCTGATTTCAAACCCAAAAAAGAATCTTACGCCAAAATTAAAAAAGATGAGAAAGAATCTGTTACCCTGAAACTTGAAAAAACTCCTGACATATTGCTTGAGGTGGGAAAGAAAAAAGGAAAAAGGATTCTTGTGGGCTTTGCCGCAGAAACTGAAAACCTTATAAAAAACGCCCAGAAAAAACTTAAAGAAAAAAACTGCGACCTCATAGTTGCAAATGATGTAACTCAGAATGGTGCAGGTTTTAATTCTGACACAAACATTGTCAAGCTTATAGACAGAAATGGAAAAATTAAAGACCTGCCAAAACTCTCAAAAGAAGAAGTTGCAGAGAAGATTTTTGACAGAATACTAAATCTTAAAAAATTATAA